TAGCCCGCGCAACTGCTCCAGGTCGGTCACCCAGCCATCACCGATTGTTTCGCTGATCAGCCCGGCCAGCGCCGGGTTGGCCTTGAGCAGCCAGCGCCGCTGGGTGACGCCGTTGGTCAGGTTGTGAAAGCGCTCGGGCCAGAGCCGATAGAAGTCGGGGACCAGCCTGGTTTTGACCAACTCCGAGTGCAGCGCGGAGACGCCATTGACCGAGTGGCTGCCGACGATCGCCAAGTGGGCCATCCGAACCTGCGCCGGCGGGTTGTCGTCGATGATCGACATCCGCTGCCAGCGCCCGCTGTCACCCGGCCACAAGCGCGCCACCTGGCGGTGGAAGCGGTCGTTCACCTCACGGATGATTTGCATGTGACGCGGCAGCACGTGTTCTAACAGCGCCGCCGGCCAGCGCTCGAGCGCCTCCGGCAGCAGCGTGTGGTTGGTGTAGCCGAGGATTTCCTGCGTCATCGCCCAGGCCTGCTCCCAGCCCACGTCATCCTCATCCACCAGCATGCGCATCAACTCGGCCACGGCCAACGCCGGATGCGTGTCGTTGAGCTGGATGGCGATCTTCAGCGGCAGCTCCGCGATGACCGCGTGCCGGCGCCGATAGCGGCGGAAGATGTCGCGCATGGCGCAGGCAACGAAGAAGTACTCTTGCAACAAACGCAGCTCGCGCCCGGCCGGTACGTCGTCCGGCGGATAGAGGACCTTGGAAATGTTCTCCGAGACGATCTTCTGCTCGACGGCCTTGAGATAATCGCCGCCGTTGAAGATCTCCATGTCGAATTCGTTCGAGGTGCTGGCGGAGTAGAGCCGAAGCCAGTTCACCGTGTGACCGCCGTAGCCGACGATCGGCATGTCATGCGGCACACCGACCAGCACTTTCCAATCCAGCCACATGGGGTTGTAGTTGTTGCGGCGATCCTGTGCGTGGTCGATGCGCCCGTAGACCGGCACCACACAGGTGTCGGCCGGACGCGCGATCAACCACGGCGAGGACTCGGCGAACCAGTTGTCCGGCCGCTCGTGTTGGAACCCGCCGCGGATCTCCTGCTTGAACAGGCCGAACTCGTAGTTGATGCCGTAGCCGAACCCCGGCATCCCGAGCGTGGCAAGCGAATCCAGGAAACAGGCGGCCAGCCGTCCCAAGCCACCGTTGCCGAGCGCAGCATCGGGCTCGCACTCGCGCACCTCTTCGAGCTCGGTGCCGAGCGCGCGCAACACGTCCTCGCACAAATCGGCCATTCCCAGGTTGACCAGGTTATTGACCAGGGAGCGGCCCATGAGAAATTCGAGCGAAAGGTAGTACACCCGCTTCGCATCCGCCCGCTGATAGCGCGCCTCGGTTTCCAACAGGCCATCGATGAGCCGGTCGCGAACGGCGAGGGCGGTGGCCAGAAACAGGTCGTGTGCCGATAGGCCGCGGAGTTCTTTCGCCAGCGAGTAGCGAACGTGCTTGGCAATCGCCTCGTAGAGTTCGGGCCAGGCGCTCGCTCGCGTTGAAGCTATGCTCGTGTTCGCCCGCACCGTCACCTACCAGAGTCGCGCCGACGCAACGGAGCAGGGCGCATGCCAGGCACGACTCGCGCCCGCGCGCTTTCCCTCACTCGCCTATAGTGTCACCCGATCGCCGAACGCCGGCGGAGTCACCGAATGCTGACACGGGTGGGGTCGAACGTCTTCACCAGCGTCAGTACGTTTTGGTCGCCCGCCCGCGCGTAGGACACCTGATCCATCAGCGACCGCATGATCATGAATCCGCGTCCCCCTTCGGTGGGCTCCTCCGCGCCCTCGCCGGCCGCTTCAGCCAGATTGCTTGGCGACTGCTGCATGGTGCGGCCGCGGTCGCAGACCCGGCACACGACGCAACCGGCTTGCAGCTCGATGACGACCTCGACGCGATGACCGCTCTGGTTGCCGTACGCATGCTCGATGGCGTTGTTCACCGCTTCCACGACGGCAGCCTCGACCTCGCGGGCCTTGGCTGCGCCTAGCGGGCTAGCGCCACAGATCGCCGCCACCGCCTGCCCGACCAGAAACACCGAGTCGAGTTGGCTGTCGATGGCCAGAGTGATGGTTCCCGTGCGCATGCTCACGCACTGCCGCGCGACAGTGCCGCCACGGCCTCGCGTTCGTCGGCGAAGATTTCGAACACCTTGTCCAGGCGCGTCAGCTTGAACATGCTCATGACGGTTTCGCGCGCGCCGCAAATGGCCAGCTCGCCACTGTCACCCAGCTGTTTGCGGATGGCGACGAGGGCACCCAGCCCGCTGCTGTCGATGAACTCCACATCGTGCACGTCCAAGACCAGGCGGTGATGCCCGGCCGCAACCAGCTCCGCCAGCTGCGCCCGAAAGCCGCCGGCCAAGCGCGCGTCGAGTCGCTTGTCCACCGGCCGGACCACGAGAACCTCCCCCTCGCTCCGTTGTTCCAGTTCCATATCGCGCTCTCTACCTCATCCGCGGGCGTGCGCCGTCAACCCTCCGCCGCGCCCTGCCCTTCGAATTCAACTACTAGCATAGTGACATCATCCTGGAGCGGCCGGCCAGCGCCGAACTCCAGCAGCGATTCCATCACGCGATCGCAGACGCCGTCCAGCGCCTGCGCCCGCGACGCCGCCAGCACTCGCTGCAAGCGTTCCGCACCGAACAACTCGCCCGCGGGGTCGGCGCGCTCGGCGATGCCGTCGCTGCAAAGGAACAGTCGATCCCCGGCGCCGAGCTTCACCTGCTCCTGCTCGAAGGCAATCGGGGCACCGATGCCGATGATCGTACCGCCCGCTGGCAGCACCTCGAACTCGCCGCCGGCACGCAACAGCAGCGGCGGTGGGTGGCCGGCGGCGCTGTAGGTCAGCCGCCCATCGACACAATCCAGCAGCGCATAGCACATGGTGACATAGCGACCGAAGCGCTCGATTGGATACTCGCGTTCGAGCAGCTGCAAGACCTCAGCCGGCAGCCGCGGCGCTGGCGGCCGGCCCGGCGCCACCAGCAAGCCAGCGCTCAGCGACAGGCTTTGCGACAACGACACGGTCACCATCGCCGCCGGGACGCCGTGGCCGCTGACATCGATGACGTAGAGCGCCAGATGCCGCGAGTCCAGCGGCACGAGATTAAAGATATCGCCACCGACTTCTCCGCAAGGCGCAAAGCGCCAAGCTACGCGCACACCGGCGATCGCCGGCGGCGCTGCCGGTATCAAGCTGCTCTGGATCACCGCGGCCGCGCGTAGATCCTCATCCAGCCGCGCTTGCTTGTCGCGCAGCTCCTGGTTGATCGCCAGCAACTCACGCGTGAGCCGCCGAAGCTGCAGCTGTGCGCGGACGCGCGCCAACACCTCGCCCCGGTCGAACGGTTTGGTGACGTAATCGACCGCCCCGAGCTCCAATCCTTTGATCTTGTCGGCCGGCTCGGACAGCGACGAGAGGAAGATGATCGGGATCTGGGCACTGGCCGGATGGCGCTTGAGCTCGGCACAGACCTCATAGCCATCCTTCAGCGGCATCACGATATCGAGCAGGACGAGATCAGGGGATGTCTCGAGTGCCAGCGCGGCTGCTTCCTCGCCATCCTTGGCGCTCAACACCTTACAGCCCTCTCGTTGAAGAATGCGGGCCATCACCCGGCGACTGACGCCGTCGTCATCGGCGACCAGCACCAGCGGCGGGCGATCACTGCCGGCATCGCGCACGACCGGCGCCGAGCGACTGCTCCGGGAACGCACCATCATGTCTATGTAGCCTTGCAGCCAGTCCAGTTGCAAAGCCGGGAGAGCGATGCCCCGCGCCTGCGAGGTGCACCCTTCAGGGTGAAATCCGGTGAGTTATCGAACGCTCGGGAAGACGGAGGCAGCGAGTGCCAGGCCGGAGGGCGGAGTCGCGGAGTCGCCGCGGCCAGCCGGCAGCCGGGATCACTCCCGGTTAGAACTGTGCCCAGAAGGGTGTGGGCTCGCTGTCGCTGTCGGTGACC
Above is a genomic segment from Deltaproteobacteria bacterium containing:
- a CDS encoding glycogen/starch/alpha-glucan phosphorylase, which gives rise to MRANTSIASTRASAWPELYEAIAKHVRYSLAKELRGLSAHDLFLATALAVRDRLIDGLLETEARYQRADAKRVYYLSLEFLMGRSLVNNLVNLGMADLCEDVLRALGTELEEVRECEPDAALGNGGLGRLAACFLDSLATLGMPGFGYGINYEFGLFKQEIRGGFQHERPDNWFAESSPWLIARPADTCVVPVYGRIDHAQDRRNNYNPMWLDWKVLVGVPHDMPIVGYGGHTVNWLRLYSASTSNEFDMEIFNGGDYLKAVEQKIVSENISKVLYPPDDVPAGRELRLLQEYFFVACAMRDIFRRYRRRHAVIAELPLKIAIQLNDTHPALAVAELMRMLVDEDDVGWEQAWAMTQEILGYTNHTLLPEALERWPAALLEHVLPRHMQIIREVNDRFHRQVARLWPGDSGRWQRMSIIDDNPPAQVRMAHLAIVGSHSVNGVSALHSELVKTRLVPDFYRLWPERFHNLTNGVTQRRWLLKANPALAGLISETIGDGWVTDLEQLRGLEAVAADAVFQQRFVAIKQANKERLAQLIKHSARVCVDPDSLFDVHAKRIHQYKRQLLAVMGIVHEYLCLVEDGRAPLVPRTYIFAGKAAPGYWAAKQIIKLINNVARVINHDPRARGLMTVVFVPDYRVSLAERIIPAADLSEQISMAGTEASGTGNMKFALNGALTIGTLDGANIEMRDELGEQNIFIFGLTAEEIAHLRQNGGCRPRASYERDARVRRVVDAFSSERFCPKEPGLFRWLSELLLDGDEYCHIADFTSYIEAQRRVSQEFTERERWLHKAILNVARMGKFSSDRTIREYAARVWDIRSV
- a CDS encoding ATP-binding protein, producing MRTGTITLAIDSQLDSVFLVGQAVAAICGASPLGAAKAREVEAAVVEAVNNAIEHAYGNQSGHRVEVVIELQAGCVVCRVCDRGRTMQQSPSNLAEAAGEGAEEPTEGGRGFMIMRSLMDQVSYARAGDQNVLTLVKTFDPTRVSIR
- a CDS encoding STAS domain-containing protein — encoded protein: MELEQRSEGEVLVVRPVDKRLDARLAGGFRAQLAELVAAGHHRLVLDVHDVEFIDSSGLGALVAIRKQLGDSGELAICGARETVMSMFKLTRLDKVFEIFADEREAVAALSRGSA
- a CDS encoding SpoIIE family protein phosphatase, yielding MMVRSRSSRSAPVVRDAGSDRPPLVLVADDDGVSRRVMARILQREGCKVLSAKDGEEAAALALETSPDLVLLDIVMPLKDGYEVCAELKRHPASAQIPIIFLSSLSEPADKIKGLELGAVDYVTKPFDRGEVLARVRAQLQLRRLTRELLAINQELRDKQARLDEDLRAAAVIQSSLIPAAPPAIAGVRVAWRFAPCGEVGGDIFNLVPLDSRHLALYVIDVSGHGVPAAMVTVSLSQSLSLSAGLLVAPGRPPAPRLPAEVLQLLEREYPIERFGRYVTMCYALLDCVDGRLTYSAAGHPPPLLLRAGGEFEVLPAGGTIIGIGAPIAFEQEQVKLGAGDRLFLCSDGIAERADPAGELFGAERLQRVLAASRAQALDGVCDRVMESLLEFGAGRPLQDDVTMLVVEFEGQGAAEG